TTTTCATTAAGTTTTCGAGTTTTCTTTAATAATTTTTGAGCATCTCTCATTCTCAGGGTATCTCTGAATTCTTCTAAATAGAAAGAAGTATCCTTTTTTATTTCTTTTGTGATCATTTGGTTCAATTGACTGTTAACTATAGGTACTTCATCCCGAATATACTGGTTTACCATAATTAAGTCTGTTGCTAAAGGTTTATCTAAGAAGTTTAAATAAATTTGTAGTGTATTATACGAGTCCCACATGGGATTGTGTTTATCACCAACAAAGGAAAGACCGTACTTTTCCAGCGCATGTTCGACTGAGAGGGTCGATTTTGACACTCTTTTTGCAAATATCCCTTGAAAATCAATGTATCGCTTTTCTATTTTTTGAATCGTCGTTAGCGGGATATCATGACATTCAGCATCCAACTTTAATCGTAGTAAGTCACTTGTTGACCAAGAGAAGAATCGCGTGCGTTTAACTCCACCAATCCAGAATAAAAACTCTTTAAACACTTGTTTAAAGTTAGGCGCAAATAGTAAATCTTCATCCATAATTCCTGTTAACTCTTTACAAAAACTAGAGAGAGGATTTCGATTCTTTGGTTTGATGTATTGGTCAAAGTAGCTAATTTCTTTAGTGGCTATATCATATTTGACTGCCCCTAATCGAATGGCTTCCATTTCAGAAAATGGTGTACCTTCTAGGGAACAAAACATTTCAAAGTCAAAAAAGATATATTGCTGAATTGTTGCCATGATTCCTGCCTCCTTTCCAACAAAATATTATACAGGACACCGCTAATTGCGGAAAGGAGTAAATAATACCAAAGGCATTGTTATAAAGAAATATTCTAATAAAGAAAATCTATCATGGAGAATTAGTACTATTTATGCCTCTTAACCCCATAAAATAAAAGTATGGAAGGGGGTGCTTTAATGAGGATTCATGTCGTTCAATATGGAGATACTTTATGGAAAATCGCTAATCAATATCAAGTTCCCATAAATAGATTGGTAGAGGTCAATAAACTACCATCGACCAATGCAATCATCCCAGGTTTGGCTTTATATATACCGGAGGCAAGCCCCACCATTATCCGTCACTACCAATTAAAAGCAGGAGATATGCTTTGGCGAATTGCGAATCAATTTCAAACCACTGTACAGTCTATACTACGCGAAAATCCGAATGTAAATCCTACTCAATTATATATTGGCCAGCATATCAGCATACCCACAAGCTTAAAAAATCAACTACAAACCTTAGGTTTTTATGTTCCATATAATGTGAATGAATTCTTACCCAAATTCAGAGAACTAGCCAGAAATCTAACATACTTAGCAGTTGTCTCTTACTCTTTTACGAATGAGGGATATGCTTATGTATTGTTAGATGATACAACCATCGTTTCAGAAAGTAACCGTATAGGTGTAGTACCACTTTTAATGATAAGAAATGTTATTAACGATGAATTTAGTGCAGAACTTGTTGGAGGTGTACTAGAAGATCCGCAAAAACGAAGAAACTTAGTTGCAAGCTTACTAAACTTTGTCAGACAAAGGGGGTATGGTGGAGTTAGCTTAGACCTTGAATTCATTCCTCCACAACGAAGAGGAGACTTTATTAGCTTCTTAAGAGAATTAAAAATAGCACTAGGTTCTCTCCTTTTACATGTAAACGTTCATGCCAAATCGGAGGACCTACCAACCAATCGAATTGTTGGTGGATATGATTATCGTGCTATCGGGCAAATTTCTGATATTGTGGCGGTCATGACAATTGATTATGGTTATCCGACAGGACCTCCAGACCCAATTGCACCTATATGGTGGATGAATAATGTGGTCCGATATGCCACTAACTTAATTGACCGTAGAAAACTTCAAATCGCATTCCCGTTATATGGTTATGATAAGCGGGTAATTGATAATCAAACAAGTGCCAGGTCTGTCTTGGGCATGCAAAATCTCGCCATTTCCACATCTACCACTATTCAATATGACACAAATGCTGAGTCACCGTGGTTTAGATATTGGAGAGGCGCCGAGGAACACGTTGTATGGTTTGAGGATATTAGAAGCTACAGTGTAAAGTATGGTTTAGTTGATTTTTATCAATTATTAGGTGTTACCTATTGGCAATTAGGTCTAGATGCTCCACATAATTGGGCCTATGTGAATGATAATATTATAGTCGATAAAATAAGGTGAAATCCTCCTCAACAGTAAGGAGGATTTTTTGTGTCCATAAGAGGACGAGCATGAAACTTAATTTTAAAATTTTCAAAAGATAATAAAATATTATGTTGACACATTTATACAGGTTGTTTAGAGTTATAATTGTTAGAATATTCTCCATAGGGAGAAAGCACCATTTATGGAATAAAAGGGGGACAGTTTTTTTACAGTTTACTGTAAACGCTTGCATATTGGAGGAGGGGAATAAAATGAAAATTAAAGGGTTTTTATTAGTTGTCATGTTGATGTTTGCTAGTATTCTAGTAATCGCATGTAGTAGTGACAGCAGTGACGGAGATACTACTGAAAAAGATACTGAAAATGAAAGTAATGAGAATGTAACAGAGAACGAAAGTGAAAAAGATCCAGTTGAACTAGTTATGTATAGTTGGAGACCGGAAGACAGAGAAATGTATGAAGAAGCAATCGCTGCTTTTAATGAACAATATCCACACATTAACGTTGTTTTCCAACCTTATAAGTCAACAGAATATAACACGATTTTAACGAATGCACTTGTTTCAGGAGAAGGTCCGGATATTATTCAGTTACGACCATATTCAGGGGCTGAAACCATTGCAGATAATG
This DNA window, taken from Bacillus carboniphilus, encodes the following:
- a CDS encoding 3'-5' exonuclease, with the protein product MATIQQYIFFDFEMFCSLEGTPFSEMEAIRLGAVKYDIATKEISYFDQYIKPKNRNPLSSFCKELTGIMDEDLLFAPNFKQVFKEFLFWIGGVKRTRFFSWSTSDLLRLKLDAECHDIPLTTIQKIEKRYIDFQGIFAKRVSKSTLSVEHALEKYGLSFVGDKHNPMWDSYNTLQIYLNFLDKPLATDLIMVNQYIRDEVPIVNSQLNQMITKEIKKDTSFYLEEFRDTLRMRDAQKLLKKTRKLNEKYENILLNRSGIFSEENILYSRLIVGFYHELLSAYEEHKAHSSKIMILDEHSVRPLYQFANVAQ
- a CDS encoding LysM peptidoglycan-binding domain-containing protein; its protein translation is MRIHVVQYGDTLWKIANQYQVPINRLVEVNKLPSTNAIIPGLALYIPEASPTIIRHYQLKAGDMLWRIANQFQTTVQSILRENPNVNPTQLYIGQHISIPTSLKNQLQTLGFYVPYNVNEFLPKFRELARNLTYLAVVSYSFTNEGYAYVLLDDTTIVSESNRIGVVPLLMIRNVINDEFSAELVGGVLEDPQKRRNLVASLLNFVRQRGYGGVSLDLEFIPPQRRGDFISFLRELKIALGSLLLHVNVHAKSEDLPTNRIVGGYDYRAIGQISDIVAVMTIDYGYPTGPPDPIAPIWWMNNVVRYATNLIDRRKLQIAFPLYGYDKRVIDNQTSARSVLGMQNLAISTSTTIQYDTNAESPWFRYWRGAEEHVVWFEDIRSYSVKYGLVDFYQLLGVTYWQLGLDAPHNWAYVNDNIIVDKIR